In Brassica rapa cultivar Chiifu-401-42 chromosome A06, CAAS_Brap_v3.01, whole genome shotgun sequence, a single window of DNA contains:
- the LOC103871436 gene encoding probable indole-3-pyruvate monooxygenase YUCCA10, with protein sequence MYIVPKHSPVIKTTLHCVTSVEKFKIPYFIVFAHTYHHVLISLYNSRINEHLRTTQRKNLSYLNTRSRYIDMETVVVIVGAGPAGLATSVCLNKHSIPNLILEKEDVYASLWKKRAYDRLKLHLAKNFCQLPFMPHGPDVPTFMPKEFFIDYLDAYVTRFDINPRYNRTVKFTMFDVSNNKWRVEAENTVTGEIEVYWSEFVVVATGENGDRYIPEVEGLNNFYGEVVHSSMYKSGRDYKDKNVLVVGGGNSGMEISFDLNNFDANTAVLIRTPRHILTKEEVYVGMTLLKYFPVRMVDTLVMMMSKARLFIYGDPSKYGLIRPNQGPFVTKFLTGRTPVIDVGTVRKIHEGKIQVINGGIRSIEGKTLTFENGLRQDFDVIVFATGYKSSVCNWLKNYEYVMRDDGFPKNPMPDHWKGEKNIYCAGFSRKGIAGAAQDAMSVAQDIKSILETARY encoded by the exons ATGTACATAGTTCCAAAACATTCACCAGTAATAAAAACCACTTTGCATTGTGTTACAAGTGTCGAAAAATTTAAGATTCCTTATTTCATCGTTTTTGCTCACACATATCACCATGTCCTCATATCTTTATATAACAGCAGAATTAATGAACATCTTCGAACAACACAAAGAAAAAATCTATCATACCTAAACACACGATCAAGATATATAGATATGGAGACTGTAGTGGTGATTGTGGGAGCTGGACCAGCTGGTTTAGCAACATCAGTTTGTCTAAACAAACACTCAATCCCAAACTTGATCCTCGAGAAAGAAGACGTATATGCATCACTTTGGAAGAAACGAGCCTACGACCGTCTCAAACTTCACTTAGCCAAAAACTTCTGTCAGCTGCCTTTCATGCCGCATGGTCCCGATGTTCCAACCTTCATGCCCAAAGAATTTTTCATAGATTACCTTGACGCTTATGTCACCCGTTTTGACATAAATCCTAGATATAACCGAACCGTGAAGTTCACAATGTTTGACGTGTCTAACAACAAGTGGAGGGTAGAGGCCGAAAACACAGTGACCGGAGAAATCGAAGTGTACTGGTCGGAGTTTGTCGTGGTCGCAACGGGAGAGAACGGAGATAGATACATTCCTGAGGTAGAAGGACTTAATAATTTCTATGGCGAGGTTGTGCATTCCAGTATGTACAAGTCCGGACGTGACTACAAAGATAAAAATGTTCTCGTAGTCGGAGGAGGAAACTCCGGGATGGAAATAAGCTTTGATCTAAATAACTTCGATGCTAATACCGCCGTTCTCATTAGGACTCCG AGACATATATTGACCAAAGAGGAAGTATACGTGGGGATGACACTGTTGAAATATTTCCCGGTGAGAATGGTTGACACATTAGTGATGATGATGTCTAAGGCAAGATTATTTATATACGGAGATCCCTCCAAGTACGGGCTCATCCGACCAAACCAAGGTCCTTTTGTCACGAAATTCTTGACCGGGAGAACTCCAGTCATTGACGTGGGGACTGTCCGAAAAATTCACGAAGGAAAGATTCAG GTTATCAATGGTGGCATAAGAAGCATCGAAGGCAAGACCTTGACGTTTGAAAATGGACTGAGACAAGATTTTGATGTCATTGTGTTTGCGACTGGTTACAAAAGCTCTGTATGCAATTGGTTAAAG AACTATGAGTACGTGATGCGGGATGATGGCTTCCCCAAAAATCCAATGCCAGATCATTGGAAAGgagagaaaaatatttattgtgcTGGATTTTCAAGGAAGGGAATCGCTGGAGCCGCTCAAGATGCGATGTCTGTCGCCCAAGACATCAAATCTATTTTGGAAACGGCCAGATACTAA
- the LOC103871438 gene encoding signal recognition particle 54 kDa protein 3: MVLAELGGQIASALQKMSNVTIIDEKALNECLKEITRALLHSDVSFPLVREMQNNIKKIVNLEELAAGHNKRRIIEQAIFSELCKMLDPGKPAFAPKKAKPSVVMFVGLQGAGKTTTCTKYAYYHQKKGYKPALVCADTFRAGAFDQLKQNATKARIPFYGSYTESDPVKIAVEGVDTFKKENCDLIIVDTSGRHKQEATLFEEMRQVAEATKPDLVIFVMDSSIGQAAFDQAQAFKQSVAVGAVIITKMDGHAKGGGALSAVAATKSPVIFIGTGEHMDEFEVFDVKPFVSRLLGMGDWSGFVDKLQDVVPKNQQPELLEKLSQGTFTLRIMYDQFQNILNMGPLKEVFSMLPGGAADMMPKGHEKESQAKVKRYMTMMDSMTNEELDSSNPKVFNESRMMRIARGSGRLVREVMEMLEEYKRLAKIWSKMKGLKIPKSGDMSALSRNMNAQHMSKVLPPQMLKQIGGMGGLQSLMKQMGSGKDMMGMFGGKDK, translated from the exons ATGGTTTTAGCGGAGCTGGGCGGGCAGATCGCCAGCGCCTTACAGAAGATGAGCAATGTGACGATTATCGACGAGAAGGCTCTGAACGAATGCTTGAAAGAGATCACTCGCGCCCTTCTCCACTCCGATGTTTCTTTCCCCCTTGTGAGGGAGATGCAGAACAACATCAAGAAGATCGTCAACCTCGAGGAGCTAGCTGCTGGTCACAACAAGCGACGCATCATTGAacaa GCGATATTTAGTGAACTGTGTAAGATGTTGGATCCAGGGAAGCCTGCATTTGCGCCCAAGAAGGCTAAACCTAGTGTAGTTATGTTCGTGGGGTTACAAG GTGCTGGTAAGACCACAACGTGTACCAAGTATGCTTATTACCATCAGAAGAAAGGGTACAAGCCGGCTCTGGTGTGTGCGGATACTTTCAGGGCTGGTGCTTTTGATCAGCTGAAACAGAATGCCACCAAGGCTAGGATCCCCTTTTATGGAAG CTACACGGAATCTGATCCTGTGAAAATTGCTGTTGAGGGAGTTGATACgtttaagaaagaaaactgTGATCTTATTATTGTCGACACCAGTGGACGCCATAAACAAGAAGCTACTCTCTTTGAAGAAATGCGTCAAGTTGCTGAAGCAACG AAACCAGATCTTGTTATATTTGTCATGGACAGCAGTATTGGTCAAGCTGCATTTGACCAAGCTCAAGCATTTAAGCAAAGTGTTGCCGTGGGAGCTGTGATTATCACTAAGATGGATGGCCATGCCAAGGGTGGTGGTGCTCTTAGCGC TGTTGCAGCTACAAAGAGTCCTGTGATATTCATCGGAACAGGAGAGCATATGGATGAGTTTGAAGTGTTTGACGTCAAACCATTTGTCAGCCGTCTCTTAG GAATGGGTGATTGGTCTGGATTCGTGGATAAACTACAAGATGTGGTACCTAAAAATCAACAGCCTGAACTTCTGGAAAAGCTCTCTCAGGGTACCTTCACATTGAGAATTATGTACGACCAGTTCCAGAACATACTGAACATGGGCCCACTAAAGGAG GTTTTCTCAATGCTTCCTGGAGGTGCTGCTGATATGATGCCGAAAGGACATGAGAAAGAAAGCCAAGCCAAGGTAAAGCGATACATGACAATGATGGATTCTATGACAAACGAAG AACTGGACAGCTCGAACCCGAAGGTGTTTAACGAGTCAAGGATGATGAGGATAGCGAGAGGGTCAGGGAGGCTTGTAAGAGAAGTGATGGAGATGTTGGAAGAGTACAAGAGGCTAGCAAAGATATGGAGCAAGATGAAAGGGCTCAAGATCCCAAAGAGTGGAGACATGAGCGCACTCTCGAGAAACATGAACGCTCAGCACATGAGCAAGGTCCTCCCTCCCCAGATGCTCAAGCAGATTGGTGGCATGGGTGGTCTACAAAGTCTCATGAAACAGATGGGTTCCGGCAAGGATATGATGGGAATGTTCGGCGGCAAAGACAAgtag
- the LOC103871439 gene encoding zinc finger CCCH domain-containing protein 38, translated as MSSSGRKRVSKWDAKQEATENGNDYVEKSGSYYHDKDPEHAGFYPEGNGRNGSSRRSVPDDDDNDDERLKSRQQHQGEAWPSRSRVSHDEGDDAMMSYYDTRKSSEQDETRQPYWDRPRTRRSGSRSNSRSMSRSRSRSPLQRVRRDARGSYDRHKTRDTDGRYSRAGDYNDRDTKYYTEDSREQYPLRRSDYPEDHSNSRREASDPILRSHRDRRDVPEREYNRVSNVPCRYFALRNCRNGTSCRFSHHGAPPARRSPERKPQDQMFSSGTTERMRNSHRWNERSDTGKSCEGSKGNNNNNNNGSWIGDMEMSPDWNYGVKTLKKPLNEEHSVVKDTLAPGSAAISHSHHGFSNNIIANSAPPVQAFNQKIENHSAVPYQSTPLAVGGSQVLPPPPPPAVTTNLPESGIAQSTVSREELNHISNISASLAQFFGNGQPIPQLQSTLNPKETMQVPEVYGKEQQSSLAQSDLLSNNSIQTGVVPAVQILNSDTLIAGNPKASEEEASKEPDVRKTEQEGGETTGKDVEEEEEEDDGAGDENSKKEKDPKGMKAFKFALVEIVKELLKPAWKEGGMNKDAYKNIVKKAVDKVTGAIQTGNIPQTQEKIDHYLSASKPKLTKLVQAYISKVKKS; from the exons ATGAGTAGTTCTGGGAGGAAACGTGTTTCGAAATGGGACGCCAAGCAAGAAGCCACTGAGAATGGGAATGATTACGTTGAGAAGTCAGGTTCTTATTACCACGACAAAGATCCTGAGCATGCAGGCTTCTATCCAGAGGGTAATGGTAGAAACGGAAGCAGCAGGAGATCTGTTCCCGATGATGATGACAATGACGACGAGCGTCTGAAATCTAGACAACAACATCAAGGAGAAGCTTGGCCTTCCAGAAGCAGAGTTTCGCATGACGAAGGTGATGACGCCATGATGAGTTACTATGATACTAGAAAGTCTTCTGAACAAGATGAAACTAGGCAACCGTATTGGGACAGGCCTCGAACCCGTAG GAGTGGAAGTAGAAGTAACAGCAGGAGCATGAGCCGTAGCCGTAGCAGAAGTCCATTGCAGAGAGTAAGGCGAGATGCAAGAGGATCCTATGACAGACACAAGACGAGAGATACTGATGGTCGATACAGTAGAGCTGGTGACTATAATGATAGAGATACCAAATACTATACTGAGGATTCACGAGAACAGTATCCCTTGAGGAGGTCTGATTACCCAGAGGATCATAGTAACTCAAGAAGAGAAGCTTCAGATCCTATCTTGAGAAGCCACAGAGACAGAAGGGATGTTCCTGAGCGAGAATACAACAGGGTCTCCAATGTTCCTTGCAGGTACTTTGCGTTAAGGAACTGTCGTAATGGCACAAGTTGCAGATTCTCTCACCATGGTGCCCCACCTGCGAGGAGAAGTCCTGAGAGAAAGCCGCAAGACCAGATGTTTAGTAGTGGCACAACAGAGAGGATGCGGAACAGTCATAGATGGAACGAAAGGTCAGATACAGGGAAGTCTTGTGAGGGATCTAagggtaataataataataataataatggtaGCTGGATTGGTGATATGGAGATGTCTCCAGATTGGAACTATGGAGTTAAAACTTTAAAGAAGCCTCTGAACGAAGAGCACAGTGTAGTTAAAGATACTTTAGCACCTGGTTCTGCAGCTATATCTCATTCGCATCATGGTTTCAGTAATAACATCATCGCTAACTCAGCTCCTCCAGTGCAAGCATTCAATCAGAAGATTGAGAATCATAGTGCAGTGCCTTACCAAAGCACACCACTAGCTGTTGGAGGAAGTCAAGTGCTGccgccacctcctcctcctgctGTTACTACTAATCTTCCTGAGAGTGGAATTGCTCAAAGCACTGTGAGTAGGGAAGAGCTTAATCATATTAGTAACATCTCAGCATCTCTAGCACAGTTTTTCGGAAACGGGCAGCCGATTCCTCAGCTTCAATCTACTTTGAACCCCAAAGAGACTATGCAGGTGCCTGAAGTGTATGGGAAAGAGCAACAGTCTTCACTTGCTCAAAGTGACCTCCTTAGTAATAACTCCATTCAAACCGGAGTAGTTCCAGCTGTACAGATACTCAACAGCGACACTTTGATAGCTGGAAATCCAAAGGCTTCTGAAGAAGAAGCCAGCAAAGAGCCAGATGTGAGAAAGACTGAACAAGAAGGAGGAGAAACGACCGGGAAGGatgtagaggaagaagaagaagaagatgatggggCTGGCGATGAAAACAGCAAGAAAGAAAAGGATCCAAAGGGAATGAAAGCGTTTAAGTTCGCTCTGGTGGAGATTGTTAAGGAGCTTCTAAAACCTGCTTGGAAAGAAGGTGGGATGAATAAGGATGCTTACAAAAACATAGTCAAGAAGGCAGTTGACAAAGTTACAGGCGCAATTCAAACCGGAAACATTCCTCAGACACAAGAGAAGATCGACCATTATCTATCAGCTTCAaaaccaaagcttaccaagctTGTCCAG GCATATATTAGCAAAGTGAAGAAGAGCTAA
- the LOC103871440 gene encoding uncharacterized WD repeat-containing protein C3H5.08c: MKSVEVDDEFFDSSDVLSVGQVEEEEFQVWSCEPVSVEERRQRFLKKMGLLEEEKERINDDSDEVTTSSSESSCGECCVREENYGSTNSMSDEEENESEQTSMSNACSSPSPSLRKKMTANKWLFECFVGEREYKPKEEVMMSKVKVKTNKKSHVELSAAYKVQEINGHKGKIWALKFSPDGKFLATGGEDGVVKIWRITLSASFVGQELMREQEALVMFPNKAFYLEETPFQELYGHTGDVLDLAWSDSNLLLSASKDKTVRLWRVGCDECLHVFHHNNYVTCVQFNPVNKNNFISGSIDGKARIWGLSEQRVVAWTDARDSISAICYQHNGNGFVVGCITGDCRFYRISGDEVLTEEQIHIRGRNSITAVEFCPGSSEKVMVSSDDSKLRIFDRSQILHKFKASAKFGKQSSASFVSSAGKHILSVRRGHGVFLWDNDGFPAKKQATTSRSFEYFNSPGVSVAAAWSPTGKEVSVVAGEEDESRRALRQIQNSGRLSRSSRVTATWPEEKLTSSSSVGGAWRLVIVTASLDGVIRTFHNYGLPHKL, encoded by the exons ATGAAGAGTGTAGAAGTTGATGATGAGTTCTTTGATTCATCTGATGTTTTGTCCGTTGGACAAGTAGAGGAAGAAGAGTTTCAAGTTTGGTCGTGTGAGCCGGTTAGTGTTGAGGAACGTCGTCAACGGTTCCTCAAGAAAATGGGTCTACttgaggaggagaaggagaggaTAAATGATGACAGCGACGAGGTTACTACTAGCTCCTCAGAGTCATCGTGTGGTGAGTGTTGCGTTAGGGAAGAGAACTACGGATCAACCAATTCAATGTCTGATGAGGAAGAGAATGAATCAGAACAAACCTCAATGTCTAATGCTTGTTCAAGTCCATCTCCGAGTTTGAGAAAAAAGATGACTGCAAATAAATGGTTATTCGAGTGCTTCGTGGGAGAGCGTGAATACAAGCCCAAGGAAGAAGTGATGATGAGCAAAGTGAAAGTGAAGACTAACAAGAAGAGTCATGTGGAGTTATCCGCAGCGTACAAGGTGCAAGAGATTAATGGACACAAAGGGAAGATTTGGGCGTTGAAGTTTAGTCCTGACGGTAAGTTCTTAGCAACGGGAGGGGAAGATGGAGTTGTGAAGATATGGAGAATCACGTTATCAGCTTCTTTCGTCGGACAGGAGCTAATGAGGGAACAAGAAGCGTTGGTTATGTTCCCTAACAAAGCTTTTTATCTTGAGGAAACACCGTTTCAAGAACTCTATGGTCATACCGGTGATGTCTTGGACTTGGCATGGTCAGACTCAAAT ttaCTTCTTTCAGCTTCTAAAGACAAGACAGTTCGGTTATGGAGAGTTGGTTGTGATGAGTGTCTTCATGTCTTTCATCATAACAACTACG TGACGTGTGTTCAGTTCAACCCTGTGAACAAGAACAACTTCATAAGCGGTTCCATAGATGGCAAAGCTCGAATCTGGGGCTTATCTGAACAGAGAGTCGTCGCTTGGACCGATGCTCGTGACTCCATTTCTGCAATCTGTTACCAACACAACGGCAAT GGATTCGTCGTTGGTTGCATCACCGGAGATTGCAGGTTCTATCGAATCTCAGGTGACGAAGTGTTAACGGAGGAGCAGATTCATATCAGGGGGCGAAACAGCATCACCGCCGTGGAGTTTTGTCCTGGAAGCTCCGAGAAAGTTATGGTATCTTCAGACGACTCGAAGCTCCGGATCTTTGATAGATCACAGATCCTTCACAAGTTCAAAG CTTCGGCGAAGTTTGGGAAACAATCGTCGGCGTCGTTTGTTTCTTCCGCCGGGAAACATATTTTATCAGTGCGACGAGGCCACGGTGTCTTCCTCTGGGATAACGATGGCTTTCCGGCGAAGAAACAAGCGACGACGTCGCGCTCTTTCGAGTATTTTAACTCGCCGGGCGTTTCCGTCGCGGCGGCTTGGTCTCCGACGGGAAAGGAAGTGTCGGTCGTGGCCGGAGAAGAGGACGAATCTCGGAGAGCGTTGAGACAGATTCAGAACTCCGGGAGATTGTCTCGCTCCTCTCGTGTGACCGCCACGTGGCCTGAGGAGAAGCTTACGTCCTCGTCCTCCGTAGGCGGCGCGTGGAGACTTGTGATTGTTACGGCGAGTTTAGATGGGGTGATTAGGACATTCCATAATTATGGACTGCCACATAAATTGTAG